GTTCCAGCACCGGCCCCGGGTGCACGCCGAGGGCGACCACCACCAGCGCCATCACGCCCAGCACCCCCGCCTCCCTCAGCGACAGGTCCTTAAGTTCCAGCGGCGTCTTCTCTTTGCCGAACACCACCTCCTGAACCAACCGTACCGTATAGACCAGCGTCAGTATGGTCCCCAGGAAGGCGAGGGCGGCAGCCAGCGGCGCGACCCGGAAGGTCCCGACCAGGATGATCAGCTCGCTGACAAAGTTGTTGAGCCCCGGCACCCCGGCTGACGCCATGTTGAAGACGAGGAAGAAGAAGGAAAAGACGGGTATCTTGCCCCAGGTGCCGCCGAAGCTGGAAAGATCGCGGTTCTCTGCCCGCTCCTCCAGCATGCCGACCACGACGAACAGCGCACCGGTGGTAACGGCATGGTTCACCATCTGCAGCAGCGCGCCTGACACCGCGACGGGACTCCAGGCGGCGATGCCGAGCGCTACGAAGCCCATGTGGCTGACGCTCGAATAGGCCAGCATCCGCTTCATGTCCCGCTGCGCGAAGGCGATCCAGGCAAAGTAGCCGATGCCGAGCACGGCCACCACGTAGATCAGCGGCGTGAGAGCGCGCGATGCCTCGGGAAAGAGCGGAAACGCAATGCGGATCAGGCCATAAGCGGCGGTTTTGGAGAGGAGGCTGCCGAGCATAAGCGTGCCGGCAATGGGGGCGTCGCAATAGGCATCCGGCTGCCAGGTATGCAGCGGGAACAGCGGGAACTTGATGGCAAAGGAGAGCAGGAACGCGGCGAACAGCCATAGCCCGGTCTCGTACGGGATGCTGGTGCGCACCAACTCGGGCAAGGCGAAGGTGTAGCTCGCGGTTTGCGCCCCGTGCATCAGGTAAAGCGCGATGATGGCCAGCAGCATGAGCAGCGAGCCGACGAAGGTGTAGAGGAAGAACTTGATGGTGGAGTACACCGGCCGGCCGCGCCCCCAGACGCCGATCAAAAGCAGCATCGGGATCAGCATAGCCTCCCAGAAAAGGTAGAAGAGGAACAGGTCGAGGCTCAGGAACAGACCTTGTACGGCGGCCTGCAGGGCGAGCAAAAGGGAGAAGAACAGCCCGGCTCGCTCCTTCACCTGCCAGGCGGAGAGCACGGCGATCACGGTGATGAAGGCAGTCAGCAGGGTCATCACGAGGCTGATTCCGTCCATACTCAGTGTAAAGCGGATCCCGAACCGTTCGATCCACGCTGCATCCTGGTAGAGGAAGAACCCGGCCGGCGTGCCAGCAGCTTTCTCGCCGGTCAGCGCGAGCGGCCACAGGCACAGCGCCAGTTCGGCCAGGCTGAACGCGAGCGCGACGCCACGTGCCGCCGCGTCGCTGCGCCGGAGGGCGAAGACCAGCAGCGACCCGCAGAGCGGGAAGAAGACCAGCAGCGTGAGTATCGGGATGAGAGAAGTCATCGGCAGTTCCCGTTGGCGCGCAGGCGCCGGTTACGTTACAGCGCGAGCCAGGCGAGGTAGCCCAATATCAAGGCTGCCCCGGCGGCGAAACTGATGAGATAGACAGCAACTTTCCCGGTGCTCCAGCGCCCGAACAAGCCTCCAACGCCGCCCACACCCGAACCGAGGCCGTCCACGGTGGCATCGATCACGGCTTCATCGACGCGCTGCCACAAGAACCCGGCCAGCGCCTGGTAGGGGCGGATCAGCACGAGGTCGTACAGCTTGTCGAAGTACCATCCTTGGGCCAGGAAGGAGATCAGCGGGGTCGACTGTGCCTGCGCCTCGCGCATCCGCTCCGCCCGACCCTTTCCATAGCGTAGGTACGCTGCCAGCAGGCCGACCAGCGCGACGACACCGGCCACGGCCTGTAGCGTGATCTCCTGCTCGTGCGAGGCGGTAGGGAGGTCGCCGGCGGGGAGCGCCGCAAAGAAGCCGCTCAAATAACCGCCTCCAAGATAGGCCGGGAGGTCGAGCAGGCCGCCGAACAGCCCGAGGATGGCGAGCGGAATCAACACCACCTGCATCACGGTGAGTCCGGAGTTGCGGTGTACGTGCCCGTTGTCACCAGCGAAGACCAGGAAGACCAGCCTGAAGCTGTAGTAGGCGGTGATCAATGCGGTTACCAGCCCGAGCAGGTAGAGGGCCTGGTACAGCACGCCCCCCTTGATCCAGACCGCGAGGAGAATGCTGTCCTTGGAGAAGAAGCCACCGGTGAGGGGGATGCCGGCCAGGCAGGCGGCGCCTACCAGGAAGCTCCAGAACGTCAGCGGCAGCGAACGCCTCAGCCCACCCATCTTGTAGATGTCCTGCTCGTGGTGCATGGCGGCGATGACGCAGCCGGCGCCAAGGAAGAGCAGCGCCTTGAAGAAGGCGTGCACCAGCAGGTGGAAGGTCGCGGCGGTCACCGCCCCGGCACCGACGCCGAGCATCATGTAGCCGATCTGGCTTATGGTCGAATAGGCGAGCACCCGTTTCAGATCGCGTTGCGCCAGGGCGCAGGTGGCGCCGTAGAAGGCGGTCACTGCACCGGTGACGGCGATGGCTGCGAGGGCCGCCTTGGAGCCTCCGATCAGCGGCAAAAGGCGCGCCAGCAGGTAAACGCCGGCGGTGACCATGGTGGCAGCGTGGATCATGGCGGAGACCGGGGTCGGGCCGGCCATTGCGTCGGGGAGCCAGACCATGAGCGGCACTTGGGCCGACTTGCCCATGGCGGCGATCAGGAACAGGATGCCCAGCATGGTGATGACGGAAACGGGCATCAGGAAGCCCATCCCGTTCACCTTGGTGATGGAAAGAGTGCCGAAGAGCTGGAACACCCAGGCCAGCGCGATCATGAGCGCCACGTCGCCGATCCTGGTGGTGATGAAGGCCTTCCTGCCGGCATCGGCGTTGGCGGGATCCGAGTACCAGAAGCCGATCAGCAGGTACGAGCAGAAGCCCACCCCTTCCCAGCCGAGGTACAGTAGCGGCAGGGTCTCCCCGAGGACCAGGGTCAACATGGCGAACACGAACAGGTTCAACAGGGCGAAGTAACGCGCGTAGTCCTGGTCCTCGCGCATGTAGAAGACGGAATAGACGTGGATCAGCCCGCAAACGAAGCCGATCATCACCGCCATGGAGAGCGAAAGGGGGTCAAGGTAGAGCGAAAAGGGGATGGCAAGATCGAAGCTCGCGAACCAGTCGGCGAGGGGGATCACCTGCGGCCTGCTATAGGCGGCGGCCGCCAGCGCGGCGCAGACGAAGCTCCCCCACACCGTAGCGCAGGCGAGCACCTCCACCAGCGCGCGCGGCAGCTTACGGCCGGCAACGGCGCAGGTGAGGCCGCCAAAAAGCGGGAAAAGGAGCATCAATGTCAGGTAGGTAGGCAGCATCAGTGTCCTTTGTCGTTCTGTGTCTATCCACGTCCCCCTCCCTCTGGGAGAGGGTGCCCGTAGGGCGGGTGAGGGCGTAGCCTAGAGCAGCATGCTTGCCGGGTGCCGGCGCCCTCACCCCGGCCCTCTCCCGAAGGGAGAGGGAGGAGAATGCGTATTATCCCTTCATAGAGTCAAACTCATCAGTGTTCACCGTCTGCTTGCGCCGGTGCAGGTAAACGACCATGGCGAGTGCCAGGGAGACCTCTGCCGAGGTGAGCGCCATCAGCATCAGGGAGAACAGCTGTCCGTCGGCGATGCCCCAGTGGGCCGAACCGCCGACGAAGGTGAGCATCACCGCGTTCAGCATGATCTCGATGCCGATCAGCATCATGATCACGTTGGCGCGCCAGGCAATCACGCAGCCAAGGCCCATGGCGAACATCAACGAGGCGACGATCAGCACGTGGGAAAGCGGTACGCTCATCTGCGCCTCCCGAGATAGAGTGCGCCTACCAGCGCGAAGAGAAGCTGCATGGAAACGACCTCCACGGCAACCCCGTACTGTTTGAAGAGGGCGAAAGCGAACTGGCGGACCGGTATCTCGGTGAACCCCGGCGGTACCGCCTGCAGGCGGGAGCAGAGCAGAACCACCAGCGCACCGACCACAGCGCCGGCGAGGAGCAGGGCCGGCAGCCAGTTCTTGAAGTGCGGCTTGGCGAGCTTCTCCGGCGATTCGAGCTCCAGCATCATGATGACGAACAGGAAGAGCACCATGATGGCCCCGGCGTAGATGATGACCTCAAAGGCCGCGATGAGGGGCGCACCCAGGAGGTAGAACATCAGGGCCAAGGCGAAGAACGAGGTCACCAGGTAGACGATGGAGCGCACCGCCTGCCGGGCCGTAATGGCGAGCAGTATCCCGATCAGGAGTACCGCCGCCAGTATGTAGAAAAGGGTCGCTTCCATTTCGCTCCAGGTTCTAGTCTGATTCATATTCCCTCCCCCGGAGGGGGAGGGGCAGGGAGGGGGAAAGGCCTTGCGCCAACAGCTGCCCCCCTCCCAACCTCCCCCCTCCGGGGGGAGGAGTTAGCCCGACTACGGCAGCAGGCTCCTCGGGTCTGCCGGTGCCTGTTCGCCGGCGCCGCTACCGCGCGGCTGCACCACGCCGATGCCGGCATGGCGGTAGAAATTGTAATTGGGATCCTTGCCGGTGCCGTCGATCAGCAGGTCCTCCTTCTCGTAGACCATATCGATGACCTGGCGCCTGCAGTGGAACATTTCCGGCGACATCTGGATGGCGAGCGTCGGGCAGGCCTCGGCGCACATGCCGCACAGGATGCAGCGCGAGAAGTTGATGCGGAACCAGGCGGCGTAGCGCCGACCGTTCTCCCCCTCCGCAGCTGCCATCGAGATGCAGTCGACGGGGCAGGCCCCGGAGCACAGATAGCAGGCGACGCAGCGCTCGGCGCCGTCGGGGTCACGGGTCAGCACGATGCTGCCGCGGAAGCGCTCGGGCATGGCCCTGCGCTCCTCAGGAAATTGCACCGTAACCGGTTTCCGGAAGATGTGCCGGAAAGTGATGGAAAGGCCGGTCAGGATTTCTTTTATGTCGTTCAGTATGGGCATCTGTTCCTGCTTGCAGTGTCGTTGGTGCCGTAGTAGATGCCGGCAAAATGGTTGCGGCCGCCGCTCGTCAACGGCTCGAGCGGTGCGGACCGGGGCCCGGCAGGCAGCACTGGTCTGCCTGCCGGAAGGAGGTGTTAGTTGGGCCGTAGTGACTTCATCAAGACGTCAAGGGTCTGTCTGTGCCGGTTGTTCTCTGCGTAGGCCAGGGCGGTGGTTCCGGAGTACGACATTGCCAGCGGGTCGGCCCCGCTGTCGACCAGCATCTGCGTGGTCTGGGTGCAGCCGTAGTTGGCTGCCAGCATGAGAGGCGTGTGGCCGTCACGGTCGCGGGCATCGACCTCGGCCCCCTTTTGCAGCAGCAGGCGTACTACGTCCGCGTTGCCGTGCGCCGCCGCGAAGTGCAGCGCAGTTTTTCCCTTGTCGCTTCTGGCCGTGAGGTTGGCGCCCCTCTCCAGCAGGTCGGCCACCTCGGCCAGGTTGCCGGCCTTCGCTGCGTCCATGAGAGCGGTGTGGCCGTTTTTGTCCACCGCATCCACCTGTGCCCTGAACCCTGCCCCCAACTCGACTTCCACGGTTGTTGTCATCGCAGTTCCTCCTTTGTGAGAATACATTGCCCAGTACAACGCCTCTTATCGTAAAGCCAGCCACCACCCGGTGACTAGAATATTGAGAAGAGCTAGCGGTGTCAGGAACTTCCAGCCCAGGTGCATGAGCTGGTCGTAGCGAAGGCGTGGGAGGGTTCCCCTGACCCAGATGAACAGGAACGAGAATAACCCGACCTTGATGAAGAACCAAAAGATCGGCGGCAGCAGCGGCCCGCGCCATCCGCCCAGGAAGAAGAGCGAGGCGAGCGAGCTCAGCGAGATGATGTTGATGTACTCCCCGACGAAGAAGAGGCCGAAGCGCATCCCGGAGTATTCGGTATGGAAGCCGGCCACCAGTTCCCCCTCCGCCTCGGGAAGGTCGAAGGGAATCCTGCGGCACTCGGCCAGGATACTGACCAGGAAGATCACGAAGGCAATCGGCTGGTACACGATGAAGGGCATGTCGGCCTGCGCGTTGACGATATCGGCGAGGCTCAGCGACTTGGCCAGCATCACCACGGGAACCAGCGACAGCCCCATGGAAAGTTCGTAGGAGATCAGTTGGGACAGGCCACGGATGCTCCCCAGCAGCGCATACTTCGAGTTGGATGCCCAACCGCCCAGTGCGATGCCGTAGACTGCGACCGAGGAGAGGGCCATGAAGAAGAGCACCCCCACGTTCAGGTCGGCGACCTGCAGGTTCACCTGGCGCCCGAAGAGCTGCAGCGGCGCCCCCACCGGGATGATGGCGAAGGTCAGAATCGCCGGGATGGCGGCCATGGCCGGGGCCATCGAGAAGAGCAGGCGGTCGGCGGCCTTCGGGATCATATCCTCCTTGGTGATCATCTTGATCACGTCGGCCAGGGGCTGCAACAGACCGAACGGACCTACGCGATTGGGACCGATGCGGTCCTGGAGGAAGCCCAGGATACGCCGCTCCGCCAGCACCAGGTAGGCCGCACCGGTCAGAATGATGGCGTAAAGCAGCACGATCTTGCCCAGCATCAGCGCTATGTCAGTGGCAGTCCAGGTCATAAGGGTTCCTCCCGCTAGCGGCGGGAACGGGTGAATTCTTCTTTGCCCGGCAATGTTACTGTTTCCTCGCCAGTCGCGTCCCCGCCCCCGGAGGGGGAAGGACAGGGAGGGGGAATTGCTGCTGCACTGACGCCTCCCCTCCCAACCTCACCCCTCCGGGGGGAGGAGCTATACCAACGGGGTACCAAGATTATTCTTCTGCAACAATGCTGAAAATACGTACCCCTTCGCCCTCGGGGTCGAGGTTTTTCAGCACGTGCCATTTGCCGGACAACGGCTCCGGCACCTCTCCTCCCAGCCTCTCGATCACCTGTGCCATCACCTGCCAGGCATCGCGCTCGGTCCCACCGGGGACGTCCTTGCGGTGCACCCGGGGCGGATGCAAGGCGACGGCTTCTGTGGCGTTGCCGTAGTACTTCGGGTCGAGCCCCTTGAGCGGCAGTCCGGCGACCCTGCTGCGCTGAAAGCACTGGGCCCTGCCCTCGTAGTTGATGGCGGTGCCGTCGGACTCCACCCAGGTGGTGGTAGGGAGGAAGATGGGGCTCTTCTCCGCCACCGGCCCCCGGCGCCAGTCGGCAGTTGCCAGGACCTCCACGTCTGAGAGCAACACCTCCGGCACATCGGCTTCGAAGCACACCACACCCCGTACCTGCCGGCTCGACACTACTTCCGCCAGCGGGATTGCGGCGTGCTCTTGGGCGAGGAGCGCGGCGGCGAATCCGTTCGGGCCCGGCTGCAGCATTACCAGCTTCGCGCCGCTGGAGGCCATTTCCGCTAACAGAACGGGATCCTTGCCGCCGGCACCGCAGATGATCACCCCTTTGCCGCCCCCCTCGAAGGGAACCTGGTCCAGGGTCTCCACCGCGGTGTACTTGAAGGGGAGCGCCTGGTGCGGCGGTAGCGTATCGCCGCCGACCAGGAAGATCTGCGCCCCGGCCAGGAAAGCTTTGCGCACCGCCAGGGCCAGCATGGGGCCCTCCTCCATCAGGTCGATGGCGTGCAAGGAGACCCACTGCGCCTGCTCGATGTCTTTCACGTAGGCCGCATTTTCCTCGTGGAGCAGCTTGATCGCTGCGATGCTCCCCTGCTGTTGGGTGGCATCCTCAAAGTAGCAGATCCTTGCTCCGCCAGCGGCCTTGGCCACTTCGGCTAGCAGGATCATCCCTTCCAGCGAGAGCCTGGTGGAACCGACGAAGGCGAGCTTGTCGGCGCCGTTTTTGCGCACGAACTCCGCGATCGATTTGGCTGCCGCATCGATCGCGACATCGTAGCCACAGGTGGCGCCGTCCAGGCGGGGCTCCCGCGGCCGCTGCGGGTCGTTCAAATAGCCCTTGTCAAAGCGGGCCCGGTCACAGATGAACCAGCCGTTCACCTGGTCGTTGCGGCGCCCGACGATCTTGATGGTTTCGCGCTGGAAGTTTTGCGGCGAGGTGTTGCACCCCACCGAGCAGTGCTGGCAGATCGAGGGGGCGAACTGGTAGTCCCAGTAGCGGGCCCGGAAACGCCCGGTCTTGTCGGTGAAGACGCCGGTAGGGCAGATGTCCACCAGGTTGCCGGAGAACGGTGACTCCAGCGGTCCCTCCTGGAATCGGCCGAAGTAGACCCGCCCCGCGCTTCCCATCACCCCGAAGTCGGTGCCGCCGGCGTAGTCCTGGTAGAAGCGGACGCAGCGGTAGCACTCGATGCAGCGGTTCATCTCGTGGTGGATCCCCTCGCCCAGGTACTGGTTCTGGAAGGTACGCTTCTTTCCCTGGTAACGGCGACGGCTGTGCCCCCCGGCGATGGTGAAGTCCTGGAGCAGGCACTCGCCACCCTCGTCGCAGACCGGGCAGTCGTGGGGGTGGTTCAGCATGAGCCACTCGATGACCAGGGAGCGCATCTTGAGCGCTTCGGGATCGGTGGTGGAGACCACCATGCCGTCCTGGGCGGGGAGGGCACAGGACATCTGGATCCCTTTCACCGGGCCGTCCAGGAGCTTCACCGCGCAGAGCCTGCAGGCAGCGGCGATGGCCAGGGCCGGGTGGTAGCAAAAGTGCGGGATGGTGATCCCGACGCTGCGGGCAGCCTCCAGCACGCTGGTCCCCGGTGCGACTTCCACCGGTATGTCATCGATGATCAGCTTGGGCATCGTCCTCTTTCGTCCTTTTACCTTCTGCCCAATTTCCCCCTCGCCCTCCGGGAGAAGGGCAGGGGTGAGGGCGCAGCGCACCTTATTTCAACGGGCACTTCTTCTTCACGATATGCTCCCGCACCTCGTCCTCGAAATCCCGCAGCAGGCCGTCCAGTGGGGCCATGGCGCCGGGGGCGAGGGCGCAGAAGGTGTAATTCAGGTACTTCACGTGCTCGCGCAGGATGGTGATGTCGTCTTCTTCGCCATGCCCGTTCTCGATCCGGGTCAGGATCTCCTTCACGTACGGGAGCCCTTCGCGGCACGGGGTGCACCAGCCGCAGGATTCGCGGGCGAAGAAATTGATTAAGTTCAGGGTCGCTTCCACCAGGCAGTGCCCCTCGTCGAAGACGATCACCCCGCCCGAGCCAAGCCGGGAGCCCGCCTTGGCCACGGTGTCGTAGTCCATGGGGAGGTTCCAGTGCTCAGGCTTCAGGAACTGGGTCGATGCGCCGCCCGGAATGCAAGCCTTAAACTTTTTGCCGTCGCGCATGCCGCCGCAGGCCCCGTCGATAATGTCGCCGAGCGTGGTGCCGATGGGGAGTTCGACGCAGGCCCGGTTCTTGACCGAGCCGCTCACGCAGAAGAGCTTGCTGCCGGCCCCTTCCGGGTTGAGCGCCAGCCCCTTGAACCACGCGGCGCCGTTGGCGACAATGGCGGGAACGTTGGCCAGGGTCTCCACGTTGTTGACCACCGTCGGCCCCTGCCAGAGACCCTTCACCGCCGGGAACGGCGGTTTCGAGCGCGGGTTGGGGCGCTTTCCTTCCAGCGCGTTGATCAGGGCGGTTTCCTCGCCGCAGATGTAGCGGCCGGCGGAGAGGTGCAGGTCCAGTTCGATGGAGTGCTCGCTTCCCAGGATGTGCTCGCCGAGCAGCCCCGCCTTCTTGGCCTCCTCGATGCCGCGCGCCAGGTTGGCCGCCGCTTTCTCATACCCCTTCCTGATGAAGATGAAGGCGTGGCGCACCCCCAGTGCATAGCAGGCAAGCGTCATCCCCTCAATAAGGCTATACGGGTTGTGCTCCAGCAGCACCCGGTCCTTGTAGGTCCCAGGCTCCATTTCATCGCAGTTGCAGATGAGCCAGCGCGGGCCGGGGAGGTCGCGGGGGACGAAGGACCATTTCCTGCCGGTGGCGAAGCCGGCGCCGCCGCGGCCCCTAAGCCCCGAGTCGAGCACCGCCTGCTGCACGTCGTTGGGAGTCATCACGGAGAAGGCCTTTTTCAGCCCCTCGAAGCCCCCTTCCTCGCGGTACTCGTCGAAGGTGACCACGCGGTTTGGGCGGTTATGTCGGAAAAGAGGGAGGTCCATGTGATCCTGTCATTCCATTGTCTCCCTCCCCCGGAGGGGGAGGGGCGGGGAGGGGGAATAAGGCTGCCTTGCCCCCCCTCCCGACCTCCCCCCTCCGGGGGGAGGAGGTATTACCCTTTGTGCCGCTCCATTTCCAGTATCTCGTCTACCAGTTCCGGCGTCAGCCTACCGTAGGGAGTCCCTCCGACTGACATGGCGGGGCTGTCGCCGCACATCCCCATGCAGCAGCAGGGAACCAGGGTGAACATGCCGTCGGCCGTAGTACCGCCCAGCCCGACGCCGAGCTTATCCTTCAGGTACTGGATGAGCTTGTCGCAGTCGGCGCACCAGCAGGAGATCGAGTCGCAGACGTGGATCACCTTCTTCCCTACCGGGCGGCGATAGATCATCTCATAGAAGGTGGCGAGCTCCTCAACCTGCAACGGCGAAAGGCCCAGCAGCGCCGCGGCCTCCTCCACTGCCTCGTCGGTCAGCCAGCCGTAGTGTGCCTGTAGCTCCTTCATCACGTCCACAGCCGCCTCCCGGGCGGTGATGGCGGAGGCGACGCGCGCCTGGAGCGATGTTTTCAGTGTCTCGGGTATCATCCCCGGTGCTCTCCTTACTAATTACCGGTCCAGGTCCGCCAGCACGAAGTCGATCGAGCCGAGGATGGCCAGGAAGTCCGACACCAGCCAGCCCCGGCTCAACAGCGGCAGCGACTGGATATGCGGGAAGGTCGGCGTCCTGATGCGCATCCGGTAGGCGGTGTGCAGTCCGTCGGAAACGGCAAAGTAGCCGTATTCCCCCTTGGGGGCCTCGATAGGTGCATAGCATTCCCCTTTTGGGGGCGACATGCCGCGCGTGGCGTTGACGAAGTGGTGGATCAGCGACTCGATGTCTTCCAGTGCGTCGCGTTTCTGAGGCAGCGTGTAGCGGTAATCCGCGGAGATCCAGCGTCCACCCGGCATCCCCTCGGCCGCCTGTTTCACGATAGAGAACGACTGCCGCATCTCCTCCATGCGCACCAGGTAGCGCGCGTAGCAGTCGCCGCCCTCGGCGGTGGCGACCTGGAAATCGAAGCGGTCGTAGCCGCAGTAAGGCATGGTCTTGCGCAGGTCCCACGCGAAGCCGCAGGCCCTGAGCATCGGTCCGGTCAGACCCCACTCAAGCGCCTCGTCCCTAGTTATGGCGGAGACGCCCTTGAGGCGCGCGGTGAAGATGGGGTTGCCGGTCAGCAGTTTCTCGTATTCCGCGAGTCGCGGCGGGAACCAGTCCAAAAACGCCTGCACCTTGGTCAGCCATCCCTTGGGGAGATCGTCCGCCACGCCGCCGATCCTGAACCAGGCGGGGTGCATGCGGCCGCCGGTGACCGATTCCACGATGTCGAAGATCTTTTCGCGGTCGGTGAAGGTGTAGAAAACCGGGGTCATGGCGCCGATGTCGGCGGCGAAGGTCCCGAGCCAGACCAGATGGTTGGCAATCCGGAACAGCTCGCAGAGCATGACCCGGATGTATTGGGCTCGCTCCGGCACCTCGATGCCGCACAGCTTCTCAACAGAGTTCACGTAGGCCAGGTTGTTCTGCACGCCGGCCAAGTAGTCCACCCGGTCGGTGTAGGGAATGTACTGGTGCCAGTTCTGGCGCTCCCCGATCTTCTCGGCACCGCGGTGGTGGTAGCCGATCTCGGTGTCCATGTCGACGATCTCTTCGCCGGAAAGTTTGAGGACGAAGCGCACCACGCCGTGGGTGCCGGGGTGCTGGGGGCCGAGGTTCAGGATCAGCGTCTCGTCGTCCACCCGGTCGAAGAAGTCGCTGGCCGGCAGCGTCTTGCGGCCGCGCGCCTCCTCGGCGGTGTAAGGAGCCATCTCGGTGGCGCGCGAAGGATGCTCCTTCCGGAGCGGATGCCCCTGCCAGTCCGCCGGCATCAGGATCCTGCCCAAGTTTGGATGCCCGGCGAAACGGATGCCGAACATGTCGTAGGCCTCACGCTCGTACCAGTTGGCGACAGGGAAGACGGAGGTGACGCTGGGAGCTTCGGGATACTCGCCGTCCAGCTCTGTCTTAATCCGGATCCTGCCGGGGGTGTCGAAGCAGGTGAGATGGTAGTTCACGGTGAAGTCGCGGAAGCGGTCGCGGTCGCGGCGGCAGGACTCGTCGACGCAGGCGATGTCCTCCAGGCGGCGGAAGGGCGAAGACTTCCGTTCCTTCAGGTGCTTCAGGAGTTCAGGCACCAGCCGCGCGGGGGTACGGTAGGTGAGCATGTCGGCCCCGGCTTCGTCCCGTTTGACCTCGCCGTTGAACGCCGCCTGCAGTTCCTCTTCCAGGCCGAAGTCGGGGTAGGGGAGGCGGGGCTGTTTCGGGCGCCAGAGCTCGTCCGAGCGCGGCGCGGCGAAGTGGGGGTGCTGCATCGAAGTGCCACGGATGGGGATCCCCTGCATGCCGGGGCCACGGGTATCGCGGGACTTGGTGACGCCGTCGACGAGGATGGGGGCGACGGTCCCCTGGGTGCCCCCTTGCATGCGCAGCACGGGACGGGTGGGACGCTCCTCGCTCCTGATCTTTTGCTGCAGCAGCATGAGCCCTTCCAGGAAGGACTCCGGGCGCGGCGGGCAGCCGGGGATGTACAGGTCGACCGGCAGAATCTGGTTGACGCCCTGCACCACGGAATACACGTCGTACATGCCGCCGGAGTTGGCGCAGCTCCCCATGGAGATGACCCACTTGGGTTCGGCCATCTGGTCGTAGAGCCGCAGGATGCTGGGGGCCATCTTCTTGAAGACGGTCCCGGCGATCACCATGAGGTCGGCCTCACGCGGGGTGCCGCGCAATACCTCGGCGCCGAAGCGCGAGACATCGTAGCGCGAGGTGAAGGACGCCATCATTTCCACGAAGCAGCAGGAAAGACCGAAGAACATCGGCCAGAGTGAGTTCGCCCTCCCCCAGTTGATCAGGTCGTCCAAAGAGGTGAGGAGGACGTTTTGCGGTATGTTTTCGTCGTCCCTCTCAGTCAATGTTTACCTCGCATGCGGATTGCGGAAGGACCCC
This window of the Geomonas agri genome carries:
- a CDS encoding complex I subunit 4 family protein yields the protein MTSLIPILTLLVFFPLCGSLLVFALRRSDAAARGVALAFSLAELALCLWPLALTGEKAAGTPAGFFLYQDAAWIERFGIRFTLSMDGISLVMTLLTAFITVIAVLSAWQVKERAGLFFSLLLALQAAVQGLFLSLDLFLFYLFWEAMLIPMLLLIGVWGRGRPVYSTIKFFLYTFVGSLLMLLAIIALYLMHGAQTASYTFALPELVRTSIPYETGLWLFAAFLLSFAIKFPLFPLHTWQPDAYCDAPIAGTLMLGSLLSKTAAYGLIRIAFPLFPEASRALTPLIYVVAVLGIGYFAWIAFAQRDMKRMLAYSSVSHMGFVALGIAAWSPVAVSGALLQMVNHAVTTGALFVVVGMLEERAENRDLSSFGGTWGKIPVFSFFFLVFNMASAGVPGLNNFVSELIILVGTFRVAPLAAALAFLGTILTLVYTVRLVQEVVFGKEKTPLELKDLSLREAGVLGVMALVVVALGVHPGPVLELFRAPLEVLLKQ
- the nuoL gene encoding NADH-quinone oxidoreductase subunit L, which codes for MLPTYLTLMLLFPLFGGLTCAVAGRKLPRALVEVLACATVWGSFVCAALAAAAYSRPQVIPLADWFASFDLAIPFSLYLDPLSLSMAVMIGFVCGLIHVYSVFYMREDQDYARYFALLNLFVFAMLTLVLGETLPLLYLGWEGVGFCSYLLIGFWYSDPANADAGRKAFITTRIGDVALMIALAWVFQLFGTLSITKVNGMGFLMPVSVITMLGILFLIAAMGKSAQVPLMVWLPDAMAGPTPVSAMIHAATMVTAGVYLLARLLPLIGGSKAALAAIAVTGAVTAFYGATCALAQRDLKRVLAYSTISQIGYMMLGVGAGAVTAATFHLLVHAFFKALLFLGAGCVIAAMHHEQDIYKMGGLRRSLPLTFWSFLVGAACLAGIPLTGGFFSKDSILLAVWIKGGVLYQALYLLGLVTALITAYYSFRLVFLVFAGDNGHVHRNSGLTVMQVVLIPLAILGLFGGLLDLPAYLGGGYLSGFFAALPAGDLPTASHEQEITLQAVAGVVALVGLLAAYLRYGKGRAERMREAQAQSTPLISFLAQGWYFDKLYDLVLIRPYQALAGFLWQRVDEAVIDATVDGLGSGVGGVGGLFGRWSTGKVAVYLISFAAGAALILGYLAWLAL
- the nuoK gene encoding NADH-quinone oxidoreductase subunit NuoK; its protein translation is MSVPLSHVLIVASLMFAMGLGCVIAWRANVIMMLIGIEIMLNAVMLTFVGGSAHWGIADGQLFSLMLMALTSAEVSLALAMVVYLHRRKQTVNTDEFDSMKG
- a CDS encoding NADH-quinone oxidoreductase subunit J family protein, with product MEATLFYILAAVLLIGILLAITARQAVRSIVYLVTSFFALALMFYLLGAPLIAAFEVIIYAGAIMVLFLFVIMMLELESPEKLAKPHFKNWLPALLLAGAVVGALVVLLCSRLQAVPPGFTEIPVRQFAFALFKQYGVAVEVVSMQLLFALVGALYLGRRR
- the nuoI gene encoding NADH-quinone oxidoreductase subunit NuoI, with product MPILNDIKEILTGLSITFRHIFRKPVTVQFPEERRAMPERFRGSIVLTRDPDGAERCVACYLCSGACPVDCISMAAAEGENGRRYAAWFRINFSRCILCGMCAEACPTLAIQMSPEMFHCRRQVIDMVYEKEDLLIDGTGKDPNYNFYRHAGIGVVQPRGSGAGEQAPADPRSLLP
- a CDS encoding ankyrin repeat domain-containing protein; the protein is MTTTVEVELGAGFRAQVDAVDKNGHTALMDAAKAGNLAEVADLLERGANLTARSDKGKTALHFAAAHGNADVVRLLLQKGAEVDARDRDGHTPLMLAANYGCTQTTQMLVDSGADPLAMSYSGTTALAYAENNRHRQTLDVLMKSLRPN
- the nuoH gene encoding NADH-quinone oxidoreductase subunit NuoH — encoded protein: MTWTATDIALMLGKIVLLYAIILTGAAYLVLAERRILGFLQDRIGPNRVGPFGLLQPLADVIKMITKEDMIPKAADRLLFSMAPAMAAIPAILTFAIIPVGAPLQLFGRQVNLQVADLNVGVLFFMALSSVAVYGIALGGWASNSKYALLGSIRGLSQLISYELSMGLSLVPVVMLAKSLSLADIVNAQADMPFIVYQPIAFVIFLVSILAECRRIPFDLPEAEGELVAGFHTEYSGMRFGLFFVGEYINIISLSSLASLFFLGGWRGPLLPPIFWFFIKVGLFSFLFIWVRGTLPRLRYDQLMHLGWKFLTPLALLNILVTGWWLALR